The Candidatus Melainabacteria bacterium genome includes the window TCGACCATCTGCTGCAAATCATCAAAACTCACAACCTCACGGGCAAGCTGGAAGTTCGCAACAACCAATCTACTGCCATGCTCTTCGTAAAAGAGGGACTGCCAGTTGATGCCACCGCCTCTGATGCCGAGGGTGACGATGCGATCGTCGAGCTTCTAACCTGGAAAACAGGTCAGTTCACCTTTGAGCCCCGCGTACTGCGCAACAGCCACACTGTTCATCAACCGATGGAGTCTCTTTTGGCCCAGAGCAAAACTCTGGCAGAACGAACTCTCTACTTGACCAATGCCGGACTGAAACAGACTTCCACGCTGACGCAGAAAGACGCCACACTGACGGAAGAACAGTTCAATCAGCGAGCCAAGCCAGGTGCGCCGGCACCAGTGGGCGAAATGTTTCTTTTTTACCGAGCCTTGAACGGCAAAGAAACGATCGAGCAAATGCTGCATTCGCAGCGAATACCGCGCGTGCAGCTAATTCACATCACTTACCACCTGGTCATCAACGGTCTGATTAAAATCAACAATCAGATTGTGCTGGAAAAAGCGACGCCTTTCCAACCTCGCGCCATTGAAACATCAGCCATCCAGAGCGTGATGATGAGCCTGCGCCGCATGGAAACAGGCATGTTCATTTACCCGGCTTTTCTCTACTTCCTCGAGCAGGAATATTTCAGATGTTACCGCTCTAAGACACCTCTGTCTGTGATTGTTTTTGAGATGCGGGTGCAGAGCGGTCAGTCAGTGCGGCAGATGTTGCCGGCGGCAGCCATGCTCGACGCTGTCTTGAGAATCAGTCAGTTAAAACGTCATGTCGACTTGTTGGCGCACTATGACTCTTTTGACTACGCCTTGCTGCTCCCCAACACAAAAGCCAACGGTGCACAAATTTTTGCCAAGCGCATTGTTCGAGCGCTGACAGAGACACCACTGGCGGGCGAAGTGGACGCCAGTCATCTATCTCTGGCGCTGGGTTGCGCCTCGATGCCTGAAGATTTCACCGATCTAAGCGAGCTTCTGGGTGCTGCCGACATGGCAATGGCTCAATCTCGCGACAATAAACGCCCGGTCGTGATGTTCCGCGACATCAAGCCGATCTCGCTTTAGCCTGACGAT containing:
- a CDS encoding DUF4388 domain-containing protein, whose translation is MLNQGALSLQPNRGNGLPDMAELHRLLSQALGRRGQHIQTSWRSPDKSSDFILDVISNTNGGDPKWRLFKEQHGNRVLLFDYPSVDVLLVHNFMVSSCADAQAKKPAAKPTSQVIVPDTPPPFMGTAEPAEGQKKASPSNAPGIPSSGTIEEHPLDHLLQIIKTHNLTGKLEVRNNQSTAMLFVKEGLPVDATASDAEGDDAIVELLTWKTGQFTFEPRVLRNSHTVHQPMESLLAQSKTLAERTLYLTNAGLKQTSTLTQKDATLTEEQFNQRAKPGAPAPVGEMFLFYRALNGKETIEQMLHSQRIPRVQLIHITYHLVINGLIKINNQIVLEKATPFQPRAIETSAIQSVMMSLRRMETGMFIYPAFLYFLEQEYFRCYRSKTPLSVIVFEMRVQSGQSVRQMLPAAAMLDAVLRISQLKRHVDLLAHYDSFDYALLLPNTKANGAQIFAKRIVRALTETPLAGEVDASHLSLALGCASMPEDFTDLSELLGAADMAMAQSRDNKRPVVMFRDIKPISL